The proteins below come from a single Acidimicrobiales bacterium genomic window:
- a CDS encoding nuclear transport factor 2 family protein → MNTTTDPTAPVEVVEALWSAVYDRDWARLAAFLTDDSVYYDVPTGPTTAARGPDGIVARLRLGLDELVGYTHQPGSVAATGDTVMVEHAETWTWATGETVTLPFVTVHRVAEGKVLLWKDYWDYETLRRGAPADWEERLLAADVSGWLYDATGIA, encoded by the coding sequence ATGAACACGACGACCGACCCGACCGCTCCGGTCGAGGTGGTGGAGGCGCTGTGGTCGGCGGTCTACGACCGCGACTGGGCCCGGCTGGCCGCCTTCCTCACCGACGACTCCGTCTACTACGACGTCCCCACCGGTCCGACGACGGCGGCCCGGGGCCCCGACGGCATCGTCGCCCGGCTGCGGCTCGGCCTCGACGAGCTGGTGGGCTACACGCACCAGCCGGGGTCGGTCGCGGCGACGGGCGACACGGTGATGGTCGAGCACGCCGAGACGTGGACGTGGGCGACGGGGGAGACGGTGACGTTGCCGTTCGTCACCGTGCACCGCGTGGCCGAGGGCAAGGTCCTCCTCTGGAAGGACTACTGGGACTACGAGACCCTCCGCCGGGGTGCGCCGGCCGACTGGGAGGAGCGGCTGCTGGCAGCCGACGTGTCAGGCTGGCTCTACGACGCCACCGGCATCGCATGA